A segment of the Deltaproteobacteria bacterium genome:
TTCGTTTATATTAAGTTGATCCATAACTAGACTATATAATAGATCATAAACTAAGTCAATATTACCTTCAATACTTCCCCTGCGACAGATCTGGCGGATCAGCAACAGGGATCATCAGAAATTCCTTCCCCAAATCCTCCAGAATTTCCCGGCAATCGTCCAAAAAATCGGGGGCGATGGCGACCTGTATCTTCCCTTCCGCCTCGTTGACGGTGGAGACGAGCATCATGTTCTCATAAGTCTCGAGAAGCGCCTTGATCAGACAAATATCCT
Coding sequences within it:
- a CDS encoding DUF4911 domain-containing protein, with translation MTYLFYKVRREDICLIKALLETYENMMLVSTVNEAEGKIQVAIAPDFLDDCREILEDLGKEFLMIPVADPPDLSQGKY